The segment AATCAGACACGGGCCAAGCAACGTCTGGAAGAATCCAAGCAGCGGGAGAAGTCGCTGGAGGTCGCCCATTATCTGGCCCGGCGCAAGCTGCAGCTCCGCCAGATGGAGCAGTGGCAGAAGGAGATTGAAGCCATCGAAGGGTCGCTTGCGATTAAGGAGCGCCAAGAGGTGATTCAAAGCGCCAAGCAGGAGCTGCGGGCACAGTGGGAGCAGGTCTACCGGCTATGGCAGGCGAAGAGCCTGTTCTACAGCGGACAGCAGCATTCCCATGCAGCGGAAGAACAGATTCTGCGCAAGGGGAGGGAGGAATTGCTGCTGGAGCTTGGCAGACTGGACGGGAAGCTCCAGGAATTAACAGCCATGATCCGTCAGTATACAGAGGATCTGGGTGTGTTCGCTTCCCGCCACGGACAGGAAGCCGCCCACTCACCGGCAGCCGCCCTACAGCGGACGCTGATTGCGGCCAGGGGGCTGACTGAGCAGATTGAGGCTTTGAACGAACAGCGTAAGACCGCTGAAGACCAGAAGCTGCTCCTGCATACGCAGCATACCCGGCTGACTGAGAAGCTGCTGGGGGCCGAGGCTCAGGCTGAGGAGCTGACCGGACGCATCGAAGCGCAGATGAACAAGGAATCACAGCTCTGGTCACAGCTCGTAGTGCTGCTGGAGATGTATGACGAGCATCAGCGCTTAGGCGCGACAGCTCTATTCGAAGCGAAGCCTCTAATCCAGGAGCGGTTCATTCGCAGTCTGGAGGATACCGAGCAGCAGACGAAGCGGCTGCGGCGGGATTATTATCAGCAGCTGCTGGATGTTGAGCTACAGCAGGAAGCCTACTGGCTGCCTAACCATGATATTGTAACGGTGAAGGATACGCTGGATGCCCTCAAGATTAGTTCTATGACTGGCACCATGTATCTGAACGATCAGCCTTATCTGGTCCGCGAGGAGGAGCTGGAACGCCATCCGCTGCTTCCTTACGGCCTGATTGTCACGAAGCGTGAAGCGGCTAAGCTGCAGCCGGAGCTGCTTAAGGAGCTTCTGCTTAAGGCTCCGGTCCCGGTCTTCGTGCGTGAGGAGATGGCGGAGGGCGGTAGAGACGCCTTCCTGCTGCTGGCCCATCAAGGGCCGCAAATGGTCTTGCAGCCGGATCATTTTCAGGAGTGGAAGCGGGGGATGGCCTCCAGACTCCGTGAGCAGGAGGAGGAGCTTCAGGCGGAGGAAGCGTATCTTGCCAAGCTGAGAAGCGCCCGGCAGGAATATGAACGCCTGCATCAAGGCGAGCATACCGCAAGTCTGCGGAGCAGACAGAAGAGTGCGGAGACCCTGCTGCAGCAGCTTCGCAGCCAGCTGAATGAAATGAACGCAGAACAGGTACGCTATGAGGAGGTTCTGGCTGGAATTTCCAGAGACCTGTCAGCCTGTGAAGCGGAGAAGTCCGAGCAGGAGACCCGGGCGGCGGCACTGCGGGAGTGGAGTGAGCGGAGCCGGAAGTACGAGCAGAGCTATACAGACAAGCAAAAATCTGTGGAGCAGAAGAATAATCTCAGCAAAGAGATTACGGTTAAGGACCAGCAGCTCGCCCGGCTGAAGGCGGAGATGGACAGCCTCGCCTTGCAACGTGAGAAATGGATCGGGGATGCACGTTATTCCGTATTCCCGCGGCTGCAGAATTGGTTCCCGGACATAGAGTTCCCCGGAGAAGCTGCGGGTGCGAAGGTTCAGGATGTGAATGCTGAGGCGGATCAAGCAGCTGCCGATGAAGTGCTGAATGAGACGGTGCAGGACAAGCTGCTGCAGGTGCTCAGTACGGTCGAGAGTCTTCAGCAGTCGCTAAGCCAGAACGAGCTGGAGATCCGCACCAGAACAGCCCAGATCAAGGCGGCCAGAGAACAGCTGGCTGAGCTGGAAGCTGCGGTGCAGCAGGTAGATGCCGGATGGCCGTCTGCCCCTGAGCCGCAGGAGTCACCGGATATGATTCAGTCCGCCAGAGTCCGCCAGAAGAGTGACACGATGATCTTGGACGAGGACTATCAGCAGCTCCGTGATTCCTTTATCCGCTGTCAGACCGAGCTTGACAGCCTGCGCAAGGAGCTGGGCAAGTCCGAGAAGGCGATCAAGGAGAAGCATGAGCGGACGGTAGAGCTGTGGCATGAGCCTCTGGAACAGAAGGAGGAAGAGATCAGTCTGCGGGTCCGGGAGAATGAGCATCTGCTGAATACCAGTAAGCAGATGCTGGCTTCCATGGATCAATGGCTGCTCGTTCTCGGCAATCAGAGCCGGATCATGGATACTCATGTCGAGCACCGTGTGCCTCTTCGGGAGGTGCCGGAAGAATTGCAGCTGAGTGTACGGGAGAGCTGCGAGACGCTGGTGGAGGACTGGCTGCAGCGCAGCAAGGAGAGCCGCAGCCAGCGGGCAGATATCTCCCGCAAGGTGAAGGAAGAGAAGACTGACCTAAGCGGCAAGGTAGCCAAGTCCGGCTGGAATGCAGAGCTTGAGACTAAGATTCAGGAACGCCTGAACAATGTTCACTGGGATGATTTCGCTATCGCCTTACAGGTGCTGGATTCGATGCTTCAGAGCTCACGCGATCAGATGGAGAGCATCCGCAGCGATAAAGAGGATATGGAGCTGTCCCGCAAGCTGTGGGTAGGCCGTGCAGCCAAGCGTGTGGTGCAGATCGTTGATATTCTGAAGCGGATGGAACGCCGGATGATCATTCACAATGAGAACGGCCATGCCTTCCCGCTGGTTAAGCTGAATTACAAGAATATTAACGTTCCACGGACGACCGATGACATCGAACCGCTGGTCAGCGAGTACTTCAACCGCTGCATCAGCAGCCTGCTTGAGCGGTTCCCGAAGATGGAGCAGGTTCCGGCTTCAGCTGTCAGAGAGCTGATTAACGATGGACGCATGGTGTACGCGGCGCTGCAGAACCGCTTCCCGGTGTTGCAGGTGTATAAGCCGGTGACGGAGAATTACTTCCTGTATGCCGCTCCCGAGGACTATCATTATTCCGATTGGGAGGTTATCAACCGCGGCGCGCTGGATGAGGCGGTAGGCAGCGGCGGACAACGCCAGTCTGTTCAATTGCTGGTGGCGATGATGATCATGACCCACAAGCGTGTTAACCGGGAAAATAAAGGCTGGACGGTCTTCCTGTACGATAACCCGTTCGGTGAGATGGTCTCGAATAACGTGCTTGACCCGGTCTTCGAGATTTCGAAGGCGCTGAAGTTCCAGTGGCTGATCGTCACGCCGCCGGAGCTGGTCAAGAATGATGTCAGCATCCGCTTCGGCGTGTACTGGCAGCTGTATTTTGGCGGAGATAAAGGGGATGCCCTGGATTCGACCCTGATCAAAGGCGGCCGCAAGCTGATCCCGGCTTCATTATTCTAGAAATAGAAGCATCACTGGGTAACCCTACAAATCATAGAGACAGGTGGTAGTGTGATTATGATGAATCTAAAGTCAACAACGAAATTAGCTAACGGTGTAGAAATGCCATGGTTCGGGCTGGGCGTATTCAAGGTACAAGAGGGCCAGGAGGTTATTGATTCGGTCAAAGCAGCCATCAAGGCCGGTTATAGAAGTATTGATACCGCATCCGTATATGGAAATGAAGAAGGGGTCGGACAGGCTATCCGTGAATCGGGAGTGGCACGTGAGGAGCTGTTCATCACCACCAAGGTATGGAATACAGAGCAGGGCTATGATTCTACGCTGGCTGCATTTGACCAGAGCTTAAGCAAGCTGGGACTGGATTATGCCGATCTGTATCTGGTACACTGGCCGATCCGGGCCAAATACAAAGATACCTGGCGTGCCCTTGAGAAGCTGTATGCAGACGGTAAAGTCCGGGCCATCGGGGTATCCAACTTCCAGATCGATCATCTGGAGGATCTGCTGGCAGACGCCACCGTGAAGCCGATGGTCAACCAGGTGGAGCTGCATCCGCTGCTTAACCAGCAAGAGCTCCGCGAATATTGCAAGGCGCAGGGCATTCAGATTGAAGCCTGGGCCCCGCTGGCCCAAGGTCATCTGCTGGACAATGAGGTACTTGCTGATATTGCAGCCCGACACCACAAAACACTGCCGCAGGTGATCCTGCGCTGGGATCTGCAGAACGGAATCGTGACGATTCCGAAGTCGGTCAAGGCGGAGCGGATTATTGCGAATGCCGATATTTTTGACTTCGAGCTGTCAGAAGAGGAGATCAGCCGGATCAACGGCCTGAACCGCGATCAGCGCTTCGGCTCTCACCCGGACCGGTTTAATAACGAGTAAGCCCGGCAGACTCTTTTGAATAATTACTAGATTCGGACATACACATAAGAGAGATGGAACTATACGTCCATCCCGTGCGTAACCGATATAGTAATAGAAGAGATTTGAGAAGCCGGAGGGGATTTCATGAAGCGTGCAAGAATACTGCAAACAGTGCTGACCGGTATGCTGATCATTATGCTGCTGCCGTTCATTCCGGGGAAGGCGGAGGCGGCAGTACCGGCTCATTCGGAAGCCTTCTATGTGAATGACTACGCGAACGTGATTGATGAGAAGACCGAGAATTACATGGTCAACTATGGGGTGAAGCTCTATCAGGAGACCGGGGCGCAGGTAGTGCTGGTTACGGTGAATTCGACGAACGGCGTATCTATGGAGAAATATGCGACCTCGCTGTTCAATTCATGGGGAGTCGGCTCTGCGGACAAGAATAACGGACTTCTGCTGCTGCTCTCCATTAAGGACGATGATTACTGGGCCGTTCCCGGCAAGGGACTGGAGACTGAGCTGAACAGTGGTGTGATCTCGAAGATTCTCTCGGCATCGCTGGAGCCGGACTTCGCTGCCAAAAAGTATAGCGCCGGTGCCCATAAAACCTATGGCTCCTTGATTCAGAAGCTCGGCGGAAGCTACTCGGAAACGCTAGGCACCCGAAGCTATGTGTCGGACAATGCCGGAATCTTCCCGCAAGTTACCAAGGATTATCTGAATCAGTCGAGTAACCGTTACGCGGCTACCACCGGGAGCGGAATCTATGTGGTAACTGTTAAGAATACTGGCGGCAAGAGCCTGCAGGATTACACCTATGCGAAGTTCGCCGGTGTTGCTGCCGGACCCAGAGATGTGATGCTGGTACTGGATATCGGCGGAGATAACTATCATGTGCTACAGGGCAAGTCGATCGATAGAGTGCTGACGAATGAGCGGATCAGCGGGATTCTGAATACGGTGCTGGAGCCTAAATTCGCGGCAAAAGATTACGCTGGCGGCGTGGTGGGGACGGCGAATGCCTTCTACAGCTTTTTCCTGGCCCGGGCAGATGCTGCTTCGGGACAAGCCGCAGGCAGCTCCACATCCGCAGCAGCCTCTACTGTCAGCAAAGCCCCTGTGACAGCGAAGGAACCTGTGAAGCTGGTGCCTGTCTCCAGATCGAAGGGGATGATGATTCTCGGGATTTTCCTGGTTCTTGTCGCGCTAATCAGTCTCGCGGCTGCCGCGCGCAACCGTTATGTTGCCCGTTACGGGATACGGATAAATCCGCATAACCCGCGCAATATCCGGCGTTATGGCGCTTGGACCGGCCAGCCCGGTTATGGCTACAGCCAGAGAAGAAGATACCGGCGGCCGCACCATCACTCTTCCTCGGGGAGCAGCTCATCCAGCTCCAGCAGTTTCTGGGGCAGTAACTCGGGGGGCGGAGGTTCTTCGAGCGGTGGCGGAGCGGGGCGGTATTCCTCGCGTGACGATGACGATGATGACCGGAATCGTGGCGGTGGCGGATACTCGGGCGGCGGTGGAGCCGGCCGTTATTCCTCCAACGATGACGACGATGATAGCAACTCTGGCGGAGGCGGCAGTGCTAGCAGCGGTGGCGGTGTAGGCAGACACGGTTAATCCGGGTCGCTCAGCCGCTAAGCTGTGCTAGAGTTAGCGTGAAGCCGTGCAGGAATGCACGGCTTTTTTTCAAAAGCACAGTCCAGCTGGAAAGGAATGATTGACTTTATGAGTACATCTATCACGGTCCGCCGGATGAAGTCCGAGGATATTACATGGATACATGAAGGGCTGGCCCCGCATGATGTCAGCAAACCGGTAGCGTATATTGAACAGTGTTGGAAGGAGAACGAAGGGGAGAAGCGGCTTACGCTGGTAGCCCTTCGTGGGAAAGAGTTTGCAGGCTGGGGACATATCGTGTATACGTCACACTATCCTTATTTTGCAGAGAATCATATTCCAGAGATTCAGAATCTTGATGTGATTTCTACCCTGCGGAAATCCGGTATTGGCAGTGTGCTGATGGACGCTCTCGAAGCAGAAGCATTCGCCAGATTTGACACGGTTGGCATTGGTTTCGGATTGTATGACAGCTATGGTACGGCCCAAAGGCTGTACATCAAGCGGGGCTATGTCCCGGATGGCCGGGGACTCATGTATGACAACCTGCCCGCTGTTCCAGGAAGTCAGGTGCGGGTGGATGATGATCTGACATTATATTTGACAAAATCAAGGTAGAGCACGAATTGCCATTGTTACAGCGGCAGTCAGGGACGTTAATGTCCGGGCTGCCGCTGTTAGTTTTTTTTAGATTTCAGCATCATAGCGTACCATAAATTCAGGAACTAATTCAGGATTTGTCATAAGCGCCACCGATTCATTCTCTAATTCCTCTGCCAGCTCATCGTCGGTCATGGATACAAAGAAGGTAATGTCCTCTTTGGTTTGATTATATTTTGTGAATACATCGTCCTTGGTTTCATTAACAACCTTGGCAATGATGTTGACCATTTCATCTTTATATTGGTATACATTATCCTCAGCATATAAAAAACGGCTGATATGATTAAAATGCGAATGCTCACCATATTGAAATTCGGAAATTCCCCATTTGTAATAAAGCTCTGTTTCAGCATCATCACATAAGCCTTCACTTGTCATATCGGCAATATGTCTGGCAAGGGATTGCTCTGTATTGACCGCAAGGAACAGAGTGACAAAGTCGCTATCTGTACCGACTGCGCAGACATATACCTTCTCTTGTGCTACTTCCGCCAATATAGCTTCAAGGTCAGCCACAAACCCCTCGCGAATCCGTTGTTCAAATTCAGTTAGAAAAGCGTTCATTATAACCCTCCTTATATTATGATTTAGTATAACTTCACTTATAGAATAGTGGCGTTACGTATAGGAATGCAAGCAGCTGCCTTTATCTCCGGTTTGCCTCTGTCAGCGCATTCTCCCTGATTGTATTCAACTCCTCCACACTGAACAATCCGGCCCGGTACAGATTAACGAACTCGTCCGACACACTCTGGTCAAAAATAATCATATCATCCGTATTCACCGTGACTGTGACGCCATAATCATAGAGCTTGCGGATGGGATGTGACCCATAATCAGGCACCCGGGAGAGTAGAACATTGCTGGTGGGGCAGATATTCAGTTGGATGTGATGGTCGGCCAGCCAGTTCATGATCTCTGGAGAACCTGCGGCTGCGATGCCATGCTGAACCTGATCGAGCTCCAGTTCCTCTACCGCTTTTTTTACCAGATCAGATGTACCAAATTCCCCTACATGCGCTTTGAGAATCAGCCCTTTCGCCTTCGCTATGCGGAACGCCTGCTTAAACCCCGGAACAGCAGACTCATCGCCAAAAATATCGAGTGATCTAAAGTAGTTATACTCCAGATATTGTTCGAGCCTCTCAATGGTTTCTTGGATTGGTGTATGAGTAAGAAAGGCAAGCTCCGGCACAAAATGAATCTCCGGCGCAACCCGCTGATGGATGCCCTGAATGGTATGGATCAGTGTTGCTATAGAGCCGTCAAACCACTCTTCTTCTCCCATCGTCACACTCATATGCAGCAATTGAACACCGTCGGTCTTCGCTTGGACAAAAGCGGCCTCAATCCGCTTCTCATACCCGATTCGTCCAGGCAGCAAAGGCTTGATATAGCGGGTATTCCAGCAGTTCATCTCCCCAAGATTCTTAAATGTTGGACATTCCGGTATAGCCGTATCGCACCAAGCTGTGATGTAACGTTTGTTGCCACCCCGGGTGATATGGTTGTGCAGATCGCCTTTGGGTATTTGCCGCATCAACTCCCGATTGTTCTGCTCCAAGGCTGTGATGAATTGCTGTTTCATGCCGCTGTCCTCCTATGTTTTAATTGGGCCGGCCTGCGCTTATATGAACTAGTTTACAGTTTCTGGACAGAGTTAAACAAACTGAAACTTTTAAATCAGAGATTTCGTCTATCATGGAAGTTGTGAGTTTATAGACTTAACCATTATCAGTATGTTAGGGAGGATTTCAGAAGTGAGCTCTTTACCACAACGTTCTACTGTCCGCAAGAAGAAGACACCGGCGCGCAAGCGCAAGAAAAGAGGTTTCTTCCGCACACTCTTCAGGGTGTTCATGGTCTGTTTCATTCTGGTTATAGCAGCCGGAGGCTGGCTCTATTTCGCACCGTCGGCCCAGAATACACGCTTCCTGATCGCAGATACGCTGATTACAACTCAACACCGGCACTGGGCCAAATATATTATCGGCGAAGAGGAACTGAAGCACCGCGTCAGTGATTATACCAAGCGCTTCGAGGAGATGGGCGACGAGGTTGATACCCATGAGATCAAGCCTGAGCCTGTAAAGGAAGCCGAACATACACCGCTCGTCCAGATTGAAGAAGTCACGGGCAGCGGCTATAGCGGCTATGTCATGATTGTGAACGATCCCAAGAAGGTGCGCCTGGGTGTGCCGGGCAAAATCGGCTCCGGGGAGAAGGTATCCAGCATGGTGGCACGGACAGGGGCTATCGCCGGGGTGAACGGCGGCGGCTTCGCCGATCCGAACTGGAAGGGCAATGGCTTCAAGCCGATCGGCCTGGTGATCTCGCAAGGGAAGCTGTTCTACAATGGACTGGGCGGCAAGAAATCCACTCAGATTGTCGGCATCGATAAAGAAGGCAAAATGGTCGCCGGAAACTATACCTTGGATCAGCTCAGCAAGATGGGGGTGCAGGAGGCGGTTTCTTTTCAGCCACGGATTATTGTGAACGGTAAAGGCCAGATTAAGAATGCCGCCGAAGGCTGGGGCATCGCGCCAAGAACAGCAATGGGCCAACGGGCGGACGGTGCGCTCCTCTTCGTAGTGATTGACGGACGGCAGCCGGGCTACAGCATCGGGGCGAACCTGTATGATGTGCAGCAGATTATGCTGAAGCATGGGGCGGTCATTGCGGCCAATCTGGACGGGGGATCTTCGACGGTGCTGGTGAAGGACAACGAGATTGTCAACAAGCCCTCTTCGCAGTATGGGGAGCGTTACTTGCCGACGGCATTCCTGGTATTCGATGACCCCGAGAACGCGAAGATCAAGAATATCTGGGAAGGGCTGGACCCGGCCAAGATCGACGCAGGCAAGAAGCGCACTCAGTAGCATCCACAGGTTCCCTGCTTCATAATCTATAGTAGATCAGACGCGGCAGGTGTGCTAGGATAACAAGTAAATTCTTATTTTGCTGAACCTGCCAGGTGAAGTCCTTGATCGGAGGGGGAAAAGGTTTGACTTTGCAGCAGCTCCGCTACGCGATTGAGATTGCGAACAGCGGCTCTATGAATGAAGCGGCCAAACGGCTATTTGTGTCGCAGCCCAGCCTCTCGAATGCTATCAAGGAACTGGAGAACGAGCTGGGCATCACGATTTTTGAACGGAATAACCGGGGAATCAGC is part of the Paenibacillus sp. FSL M7-0420 genome and harbors:
- a CDS encoding aldo/keto reductase is translated as MMNLKSTTKLANGVEMPWFGLGVFKVQEGQEVIDSVKAAIKAGYRSIDTASVYGNEEGVGQAIRESGVAREELFITTKVWNTEQGYDSTLAAFDQSLSKLGLDYADLYLVHWPIRAKYKDTWRALEKLYADGKVRAIGVSNFQIDHLEDLLADATVKPMVNQVELHPLLNQQELREYCKAQGIQIEAWAPLAQGHLLDNEVLADIAARHHKTLPQVILRWDLQNGIVTIPKSVKAERIIANADIFDFELSEEEISRINGLNRDQRFGSHPDRFNNE
- a CDS encoding TPM domain-containing protein, which encodes MKRARILQTVLTGMLIIMLLPFIPGKAEAAVPAHSEAFYVNDYANVIDEKTENYMVNYGVKLYQETGAQVVLVTVNSTNGVSMEKYATSLFNSWGVGSADKNNGLLLLLSIKDDDYWAVPGKGLETELNSGVISKILSASLEPDFAAKKYSAGAHKTYGSLIQKLGGSYSETLGTRSYVSDNAGIFPQVTKDYLNQSSNRYAATTGSGIYVVTVKNTGGKSLQDYTYAKFAGVAAGPRDVMLVLDIGGDNYHVLQGKSIDRVLTNERISGILNTVLEPKFAAKDYAGGVVGTANAFYSFFLARADAASGQAAGSSTSAAASTVSKAPVTAKEPVKLVPVSRSKGMMILGIFLVLVALISLAAAARNRYVARYGIRINPHNPRNIRRYGAWTGQPGYGYSQRRRYRRPHHHSSSGSSSSSSSSFWGSNSGGGGSSSGGGAGRYSSRDDDDDDRNRGGGGYSGGGGAGRYSSNDDDDDSNSGGGGSASSGGGVGRHG
- a CDS encoding GNAT family N-acetyltransferase; translated protein: MSTSITVRRMKSEDITWIHEGLAPHDVSKPVAYIEQCWKENEGEKRLTLVALRGKEFAGWGHIVYTSHYPYFAENHIPEIQNLDVISTLRKSGIGSVLMDALEAEAFARFDTVGIGFGLYDSYGTAQRLYIKRGYVPDGRGLMYDNLPAVPGSQVRVDDDLTLYLTKSR
- a CDS encoding DUF4303 domain-containing protein; amino-acid sequence: MNAFLTEFEQRIREGFVADLEAILAEVAQEKVYVCAVGTDSDFVTLFLAVNTEQSLARHIADMTSEGLCDDAETELYYKWGISEFQYGEHSHFNHISRFLYAEDNVYQYKDEMVNIIAKVVNETKDDVFTKYNQTKEDITFFVSMTDDELAEELENESVALMTNPELVPEFMVRYDAEI
- a CDS encoding phosphodiester glycosidase family protein, which encodes MLGRISEVSSLPQRSTVRKKKTPARKRKKRGFFRTLFRVFMVCFILVIAAGGWLYFAPSAQNTRFLIADTLITTQHRHWAKYIIGEEELKHRVSDYTKRFEEMGDEVDTHEIKPEPVKEAEHTPLVQIEEVTGSGYSGYVMIVNDPKKVRLGVPGKIGSGEKVSSMVARTGAIAGVNGGGFADPNWKGNGFKPIGLVISQGKLFYNGLGGKKSTQIVGIDKEGKMVAGNYTLDQLSKMGVQEAVSFQPRIIVNGKGQIKNAAEGWGIAPRTAMGQRADGALLFVVIDGRQPGYSIGANLYDVQQIMLKHGAVIAANLDGGSSTVLVKDNEIVNKPSSQYGERYLPTAFLVFDDPENAKIKNIWEGLDPAKIDAGKKRTQ